In Zingiber officinale cultivar Zhangliang chromosome 1A, Zo_v1.1, whole genome shotgun sequence, a genomic segment contains:
- the LOC122038793 gene encoding arp2/3 complex-activating protein rickA-like — protein sequence MTEPEISSILHPSKLPTPKLKTLPKAQKDSSISLSSILYKLIFFIVLIAILPEFPTQAPEFIGGSIFTRVWELLHLLFVGIAVSYGIFSQRNADPEMEKDSQPKDESPRSFASQMLQVSPVFDEDGDSDMIDSKMRTWSSQFYRNESETLVAKEASITTKHLVLPVRSIKQSSQEPKPQLSEPRTESIVLPSPIPWRSRLGSTANKIEQVAGSKSTTTLPPHRPSSTSPSPKRLSPSPSLSSDAAKPKSIYNNKASPPPAPPPPPPPPPPPPSTLERKRIAKSSEGESKDLRRKNWGSVNDTVADLTSLKPSNSSEGPSIGRSVRTFRPMQSQSTAMEGAARTSNEQVEDEVAAAPGDEEASNSGSGAEENEVDKKADEFIARFREQIRLQRIESIKRSTKLRSSRKPN from the coding sequence ATGACTGAGCCTGAGATTAGCTCAATTCTTCACCCTTCCAAGCTTCCAACTCCCAAACTGAAAACATTGCCAAAAGCTCAAAAAGACTCGTCGATATCCTTGTCAAGTATCCTCTACAAGCTCATCTTCTTCATTGTTTTAATAGCTATCCTCCCTGAGTTCCCCACCCAGGCGCCCGAATTCATCGGAGGATCCATCTTCACCAGAGTCTGGGAGCTTCTTCACCTCCTCTTCGTAGGGATCGCTGTGTCCTATGGCATTTTCAGCCAGCGCAACGCAGATCCAGAGATGGAGAAGGATTCACAGCCGAAAGATGAGAGCCCCCGATCTTTTGCTTCACAGATGCTTCAAGTTTCACCAGTCTTCGACGAAGATGGTGATAGCGATATGATCGACAGCAAGATGCGAACTTGGAGCTCTCAGTTCTACAGAAATGAATCAGAAACTCTGGTTGCCAAAGAAGCCAGCATCACCACTAAGCATCTGGTGTTGCCCGTCCGGAGCATAAAACAAAGCAGCCAGGAACCTAAACCCCAGTTATCGGAGCCAAGAACGGAGTCCATCGTCCTTCCCTCTCCAATCCCCTGGAGATCGCGCTTAGGATCGACGGCGAATAAGATCGAACAGGTGGCCGGCAGCAAATCTACCACTACCCTTCCACCACATCGCCCATCCTCCACTTCGCCTTCCCCAAAGCGGCTTTCTCCCTCACCGTCTCTTTCATCGGACGCAGCGAAGCCAAAGAGCATCTACAACAACAAAGCCAGTCCCCCACCAGCTCCGCCACCGCCACCGCCACCGCCACCGCCGCCTCCATCCACCCTAGAAAGAAAGCGCATAGCGAAATCTTCCGAGGGCGAATCGAAGGACTTGAGGCGGAAGAACTGGGGCAGCGTCAACGACACAGTTGCCGATCTTACCTCActcaaaccaagtaactcctcggaGGGTCCTTCGATCGGGAGGTCAGTGAGAACATTCAGGCCTATGCAATCGCAGAGCACCGCCATGGAAGGGGCAGCAAGAACAAGCAACGAGCAGGTCGAAGACGAAGTTGCAGCGGCGCCTGGTGACGAGGAGGCATCAAACTCTGGATCAGGAGCGGAAGAGAACGAGGTAGACAAGAAGGCGGACGAATTCATAGCCAGATTTAGAGAGCAGATCAGGCTTCAGAGGATCGAATCGATCAAGAGATCCACCAAGCTGCGCAGTAGCAGGAAGCCGAACTAG